The Gemmatimonadales bacterium genome has a segment encoding these proteins:
- the ruvC gene encoding crossover junction endodeoxyribonuclease RuvC: MLPAEAAVRVLGIDPGTAILGYGVVESRPNVAARLVECGVLRTRARDPLPARLRLVHDGIAELIDQHRPDTVAVETAFFAKNARTTMVMSHARGVILLAVEEAGLPVAEYSPAVVKKTVVGRGAARKPQVGYMVAQLLRLARPPAPADAADGVAIALTHLLLATRGQRTGAKAPATP; the protein is encoded by the coding sequence GTGCTGCCGGCTGAAGCGGCCGTGAGGGTGCTCGGCATCGACCCCGGCACCGCGATCCTGGGGTACGGCGTGGTCGAATCCCGACCGAACGTGGCGGCTCGCCTGGTCGAGTGCGGCGTGCTCCGCACCCGCGCGCGCGACCCGCTCCCCGCCCGCTTGCGCCTGGTCCACGACGGCATCGCGGAGCTCATCGACCAGCACCGGCCCGATACCGTGGCGGTCGAAACCGCGTTCTTCGCGAAGAACGCGCGCACCACGATGGTGATGAGCCACGCGCGCGGCGTCATTCTGCTCGCCGTCGAGGAAGCGGGGCTGCCAGTCGCCGAGTATTCGCCGGCCGTGGTGAAAAAGACGGTGGTGGGACGCGGCGCCGCGCGCAAGCCGCAGGTGGGGTACATGGTGGCGCAACTGCTTCGGCTCGCCCGCCCGCCCGCGCCGGCAGATGCTGCAGACGGCGTGGCGATCGCGCTCACGCATCTGCTCCTCGCCACGCGCGGGCAGCGCACCGGCGCGAAGGCGCCCGCGACGCCGTGA
- a CDS encoding zinc ribbon domain-containing protein, whose product MMTVPAETAEWNCTRCGTTNRKLVPAGTSRTTDRCEHCGARHVLMRGDRPVRWTARTPDKA is encoded by the coding sequence GTGATGACCGTGCCCGCGGAGACGGCCGAGTGGAACTGTACCCGCTGCGGCACGACCAACCGGAAGCTGGTGCCCGCCGGTACCAGCCGCACGACCGACCGCTGCGAACACTGCGGCGCGCGGCACGTCCTCATGCGCGGCGACCGGCCGGTCCGATGGACGGCGCGCACTCCCGACAAGGCCTGA
- a CDS encoding glycosyltransferase family 9 protein, protein MIPAVMLSQQILAVRFGSIGDVLLATPLLRAIRARHPGARLTVLTYRRHAPLLLDNPHVDEVIGLTPGASLLSIAARVRASRFSYRLDLDGGPRSRLLRVLAPGGWQTAPRYTVAREVLIRTKRNIYPEDIPLAERYFDAAKALDVVPDGGPAEFFLSDDSVAQAEAWLAQAGLGQARPFVAFAPGASRATKRWPLEHWVKLVRRVTGTGADAIVVGGADDTALAADLAVRSSTRTVNAAGALSVQMTGAVLKRSAAVITGQTGAMHMAAAVGTPLVALVGPTVRAFGGYPYNAHRATVLERSLSCRPCSRDGSDGCPLGHHFCMREIQPEAVFSALCRTLA, encoded by the coding sequence GTGATCCCCGCCGTCATGCTCTCACAGCAGATCCTCGCGGTGCGGTTCGGCTCCATCGGCGACGTGCTGCTCGCCACGCCGCTCCTCCGCGCCATCCGCGCGCGCCATCCGGGCGCGCGGCTCACGGTGCTGACCTACCGCCGCCACGCGCCGCTCCTGCTCGACAACCCGCACGTGGATGAGGTCATCGGCCTCACCCCGGGGGCCTCGCTCCTGAGCATCGCGGCACGGGTCCGGGCGTCGCGCTTCAGCTACCGCCTCGACCTGGATGGCGGCCCGCGGAGCCGGCTGCTGCGCGTGCTCGCGCCGGGCGGCTGGCAGACGGCGCCACGCTACACGGTGGCACGCGAGGTCCTGATCCGTACCAAAAGGAATATCTACCCCGAGGACATCCCGCTGGCCGAGCGCTACTTCGACGCGGCAAAGGCGCTCGACGTGGTGCCGGACGGCGGACCCGCCGAATTCTTTCTGAGCGACGATTCGGTGGCGCAGGCCGAGGCGTGGTTGGCCCAGGCGGGGCTCGGGCAAGCGCGGCCGTTCGTCGCCTTTGCGCCGGGCGCCTCGCGGGCCACCAAGCGTTGGCCACTGGAGCACTGGGTAAAGCTGGTTCGGCGGGTGACGGGCACCGGAGCCGATGCGATTGTGGTGGGCGGAGCCGACGACACCGCGCTTGCCGCCGACCTCGCCGTCCGGAGCAGCACCCGTACGGTGAACGCGGCCGGAGCCCTGAGCGTGCAGATGACGGGGGCCGTGCTCAAGCGGTCGGCCGCCGTCATTACCGGACAAACCGGCGCGATGCACATGGCGGCCGCGGTCGGCACGCCGCTCGTGGCGCTCGTCGGACCCACCGTGCGCGCCTTCGGCGGCTACCCGTACAACGCCCACCGCGCGACCGTGCTCGAGCGGAGTCTCTCCTGCCGCCCGTGCAGCCGGGACGGCAGCGACGGCTGCCCGCTGGGCCACCACTTCTGCATGCGGGAAATTCAACCAGAGGCCGTCTTCAGCGCGCTATGCCGGACGCTGGCCTGA
- a CDS encoding YebC/PmpR family DNA-binding transcriptional regulator: MAGHSKWKQIKRKKAVTDSRRASAWTKVIREITVAAKAGGGDIGGNPRLRLAVDSARAVNMPKDNIERAIKKGTGELEGSSYEELTYEGYGPGGAAIFIETLTDNPNRTVAEIRHAFSRNGGNLGASNSVAWMFDRKGQIYLDASRNDEDATLEAALDAGAEDFARDGDQYVVTTPPNDLHAVQDALKAHRIEIDSAELAMVPKNTVRVEGADAERILRLMEALEELDDVSKVSSNFDIDAAQLAGAEA; the protein is encoded by the coding sequence ATGGCCGGGCACAGCAAATGGAAGCAGATCAAACGCAAGAAGGCGGTGACCGATTCCCGCCGTGCGTCGGCATGGACCAAGGTCATCCGGGAAATCACCGTTGCCGCCAAGGCGGGCGGCGGCGACATCGGCGGCAATCCCCGGCTTCGCCTTGCGGTGGACTCCGCGCGGGCCGTCAACATGCCCAAGGACAACATCGAGCGGGCCATCAAGAAGGGCACCGGCGAGCTGGAGGGGTCGAGCTACGAGGAGCTGACCTACGAGGGCTACGGCCCCGGTGGCGCCGCGATCTTCATCGAAACGCTCACCGATAACCCGAACCGCACCGTCGCCGAGATCCGCCACGCGTTCAGCCGCAACGGGGGCAACCTGGGCGCGAGCAACTCGGTGGCGTGGATGTTCGACCGGAAAGGGCAGATCTACCTCGACGCTTCGCGAAACGACGAGGACGCGACGCTCGAGGCCGCCCTCGACGCCGGCGCCGAAGATTTCGCCCGGGACGGCGATCAGTACGTCGTCACGACGCCGCCCAACGATCTGCACGCGGTGCAGGATGCGCTCAAGGCCCACCGGATCGAAATCGATTCGGCCGAGCTCGCGATGGTGCCGAAAAACACCGTCCGGGTGGAAGGCGCCGACGCCGAGCGCATCCTCAGGCTGATGGAGGCGCTCGAGGAGCTGGACGACGTCTCCAAGGTCTCGTCCAACTTCGACATCGACGCGGCTCAGCTCGCGGGCGCCGAGGCCTGA
- the yajC gene encoding preprotein translocase subunit YajC, which translates to MIPSLAAPLPALMAPAQNGASGGFSILLLQIVAIGAVFYFLIIRPQGQARKRHEALLAELKKGDEVTTSGGIIGTVRNLKDDRVTIDSGTATIVVERARIVRVGQSAVQEPRK; encoded by the coding sequence GTGATCCCATCGCTCGCCGCACCGCTCCCCGCGCTCATGGCGCCCGCCCAGAACGGCGCATCCGGTGGCTTCTCGATTCTGCTCCTGCAGATCGTGGCGATCGGTGCCGTCTTCTACTTCCTCATCATCCGGCCGCAGGGTCAGGCCCGGAAGCGCCACGAGGCGCTGCTCGCCGAGCTCAAGAAGGGCGACGAGGTCACCACGAGCGGCGGCATCATCGGCACGGTGCGCAACCTCAAGGACGACCGCGTGACGATCGACTCCGGGACCGCCACCATCGTGGTGGAGCGCGCCCGCATCGTGCGCGTCGGCCAGAGCGCCGTGCAGGAGCCGCGCAAGTGA
- the tgt gene encoding tRNA guanosine(34) transglycosylase Tgt has product MTFEFRVAATAGAARAGTLTLPHGEVRTPAFMPVGTHGVVRGLDPRDVRRAGAEIVLANTYHLHLRPGEDVVRAMGGLHAFTTWDRPMLTDSGGFQVFSLEGLRRISEEGVEFTSHVDGSVRTLTPERAMEIQWALGADIAMAFDHVVAGEAPYDLAREGMERTERWLERCKARHRELQEDGATAQALWPIIQGGCHLDLRRESLDGVLARGPWSGIAIGGLSVGESKAVMHAVLEALEPGLPRDCPRYLMGVGFPADLLEGIARGVDLFDCVAATRNGRHGTAWLPTGRVNVKGARLKGSREPLDAECDCETCTTFSRGYLRHLFMVEDMLALRLVSIHNIRFLIRLGEQARAHILDGSFDRWHRAWLDRYRHSRGDP; this is encoded by the coding sequence GTGACGTTCGAGTTTCGCGTCGCCGCCACCGCGGGCGCGGCCCGGGCCGGCACGCTCACGCTCCCGCACGGCGAGGTGCGCACCCCGGCGTTCATGCCGGTCGGCACCCACGGCGTGGTGCGCGGGCTCGACCCGCGCGACGTGCGGCGCGCCGGTGCCGAGATCGTGCTCGCGAACACCTATCACCTGCACCTCCGCCCCGGCGAAGACGTGGTCCGTGCAATGGGGGGGCTCCATGCCTTCACCACCTGGGACCGTCCGATGCTCACCGACTCGGGCGGGTTCCAGGTGTTTTCGCTCGAGGGACTGCGCCGGATTTCCGAGGAGGGCGTCGAATTCACCAGCCACGTGGACGGCTCCGTCCGCACGCTCACGCCCGAGCGCGCGATGGAGATCCAATGGGCGCTGGGCGCCGACATCGCCATGGCCTTCGACCATGTCGTGGCGGGCGAGGCGCCCTACGACCTCGCGCGCGAAGGCATGGAGCGGACGGAGCGTTGGTTGGAGAGGTGTAAGGCACGGCACCGGGAGCTGCAGGAGGATGGGGCTACCGCCCAAGCGCTGTGGCCCATTATCCAGGGCGGGTGCCACCTCGACCTCCGCCGTGAATCGCTCGACGGCGTGCTCGCGCGCGGACCGTGGAGCGGCATCGCGATCGGCGGACTCTCGGTGGGGGAGTCGAAAGCGGTGATGCACGCGGTACTCGAAGCACTCGAGCCCGGGCTGCCGCGCGATTGCCCGCGTTATCTTATGGGCGTGGGCTTCCCGGCGGATCTGCTGGAAGGAATTGCCCGCGGTGTCGATCTGTTCGACTGCGTGGCCGCCACCCGGAACGGACGCCACGGCACCGCCTGGCTGCCGACCGGACGGGTGAACGTGAAGGGCGCGCGGCTCAAGGGCTCGCGCGAGCCGCTCGACGCCGAGTGCGATTGCGAGACCTGCACGACTTTTTCGCGCGGCTACCTCCGCCACCTCTTCATGGTGGAGGACATGCTGGCGCTCCGGCTGGTCTCGATCCACAATATCCGGTTCCTGATCCGGCTGGGCGAGCAGGCGCGGGCGCACATCCTGGACGGGAGCTTCGACCGCTGGCACCGTGCCTGGCTCGACCGATACCGCCACTCGCGAGGAGACCCGTGA
- a CDS encoding thiamine phosphate synthase, with the protein MRPLPRVHAVTDAAVLALDDLGVRAAAIAAAGPAVALHARTRAAPDRAGAGEPAAGHPAVRALAAAAARFVTLARPAEAAVFVSGRADLAAAVGAQGVQLASADLAPADARRILPRGWIGRSVHSLAEAIAARDEGADFLLAGPVYETASHPGRPAAGLALIRECAALGLPVIAIGGITAERAAEARDAGAFGVAAIRALWLAPDPAAATLDLLNPWLSFPPCPISIS; encoded by the coding sequence ATGCGCCCGCTCCCGCGGGTCCATGCCGTGACCGATGCCGCCGTGCTCGCGCTCGACGACCTCGGCGTCCGCGCCGCCGCGATCGCCGCCGCCGGGCCGGCGGTGGCGCTGCACGCGCGCACTCGCGCGGCGCCGGACCGGGCGGGGGCGGGCGAACCGGCCGCGGGCCACCCGGCGGTGCGAGCGCTCGCGGCCGCCGCAGCCCGATTCGTCACGCTCGCGCGGCCCGCCGAGGCCGCGGTGTTCGTGAGCGGCCGGGCCGACCTCGCGGCCGCAGTCGGCGCGCAAGGCGTGCAACTCGCCTCGGCTGACCTCGCCCCCGCCGATGCGCGGCGCATTCTTCCACGCGGCTGGATCGGCCGCTCCGTCCATTCGCTCGCCGAGGCGATTGCCGCGCGCGACGAGGGGGCTGACTTCCTCCTGGCCGGCCCCGTGTACGAGACGGCGTCGCATCCGGGCCGTCCCGCCGCCGGCCTCGCGCTCATCCGCGAATGTGCGGCGCTCGGCCTCCCGGTGATCGCGATCGGTGGCATTACCGCCGAGCGCGCCGCGGAGGCTCGCGACGCGGGCGCCTTCGGGGTGGCCGCGATCCGCGCACTATGGCTCGCGCCCGACCCGGCAGCGGCAACGCTCGACTTGCTGAACCCGTGGTTATCTTTTCCCCCATGCCCGATCTCGATATCGTGA
- the ruvB gene encoding Holliday junction branch migration DNA helicase RuvB, with product MTVTTPEILPDEPSADAALRPSRLDEFVGQAQVKQSLQIAIDAARQRGDTLDHILFFGPPGLGKTTLAMLMAREMGVQLRTSSGPVLEKPGDLVGLLTSLGPGDMLFIDEIHRMKPALEEFLYPAMEDYRVDVRISEGPNAQTIPMRLERFTLIGATTRFGLMTPPMRARFGIVERLGFYPVADLEAIVNRSAGVLGVPIEAEGAHEIARRSRGTPRVANRLLRRVRDYAQVRAGGVVTRDVAADALARLNVDEFGLDDMDARILLTIIEKFGGGPVGLGTIAVAVGEDPGTLEEVYEPYLIQQGFLERTPRGRSATALAFQRFGMTPPRGQAGLFDR from the coding sequence ATGACCGTAACGACCCCCGAAATCTTGCCCGACGAGCCGTCGGCGGACGCGGCACTGCGCCCGTCCCGACTCGACGAGTTCGTCGGCCAGGCGCAGGTGAAGCAGTCGCTCCAGATCGCCATCGATGCGGCGAGGCAGCGGGGCGACACGCTCGACCACATCCTCTTCTTCGGGCCGCCGGGCCTGGGCAAGACCACGCTCGCGATGCTCATGGCCCGCGAGATGGGCGTGCAGCTCCGCACCAGCTCCGGCCCGGTGCTCGAAAAGCCGGGCGACCTGGTCGGCCTGCTCACCTCGCTCGGGCCCGGCGACATGCTCTTCATCGACGAGATTCACCGGATGAAGCCCGCGCTCGAGGAATTCCTCTATCCCGCGATGGAGGACTACCGGGTGGACGTGCGGATTTCCGAGGGACCGAACGCGCAGACGATCCCGATGCGGCTCGAGCGCTTCACCCTGATCGGCGCGACCACGCGCTTTGGCCTCATGACGCCCCCGATGCGCGCCCGTTTCGGCATCGTCGAGCGGCTCGGCTTTTATCCGGTCGCGGATCTGGAGGCCATCGTCAACCGTTCGGCCGGTGTGCTCGGGGTGCCGATCGAAGCGGAGGGCGCGCACGAGATCGCGCGCCGGAGCCGCGGCACGCCGAGGGTCGCCAATCGGCTGCTGCGCCGGGTGCGCGACTACGCCCAGGTCCGCGCCGGCGGCGTGGTGACGCGCGATGTCGCCGCGGATGCGCTCGCCCGGCTCAACGTCGATGAGTTCGGCCTCGACGACATGGACGCGCGCATCCTGCTCACCATCATCGAAAAATTCGGGGGCGGGCCGGTGGGGCTCGGGACGATCGCCGTTGCCGTGGGGGAGGATCCGGGCACGCTCGAGGAAGTGTATGAGCCGTATCTGATTCAGCAGGGTTTCCTGGAGCGGACGCCGCGCGGACGCTCGGCCACCGCACTCGCGTTCCAGCGATTCGGCATGACCCCGCCGCGGGGGCAAGCGGGGCTCTTTGACCGCTGA
- the ruvA gene encoding Holliday junction branch migration protein RuvA, with protein MIAYLSGVLAQREGEMLVVITDGGVGYAVTVPLRVAERLPAAGERVSLHTELVVREDAWALYGFDRPGDRIIFQRLLGASGFGPRLALALLSALGPERTVRSIRERDIAALGTVPGIGRKKAERLVLELHDRFADIPVESAPIPSGADQAVRALTGLGYAPAAADEAVRSALAEGAGAEGAGAAGAGAEGADGPSGDETAAVVRRALQYLAAARAGR; from the coding sequence GTGATCGCGTACCTGAGCGGCGTGCTCGCCCAGCGCGAGGGCGAAATGCTCGTCGTCATCACCGACGGCGGCGTGGGCTACGCCGTCACGGTGCCGCTTCGCGTGGCCGAGCGGCTGCCCGCGGCCGGGGAGCGGGTGAGCCTCCATACCGAGCTCGTCGTGCGCGAGGATGCGTGGGCGCTCTATGGCTTCGATCGGCCGGGCGACCGCATCATCTTCCAGCGCCTGCTCGGCGCCAGCGGTTTCGGACCTCGGCTCGCGCTCGCGCTGCTTTCGGCGCTGGGCCCCGAACGCACGGTGCGCAGCATCCGCGAGCGGGACATCGCCGCGCTCGGCACGGTGCCGGGGATCGGGCGCAAGAAGGCCGAACGGCTGGTGCTCGAGCTGCACGACCGCTTTGCCGACATCCCGGTCGAATCGGCGCCCATCCCGTCGGGCGCGGATCAGGCGGTGCGCGCGCTCACCGGCCTGGGCTACGCACCCGCCGCAGCCGACGAGGCGGTGCGCAGCGCGCTCGCCGAGGGCGCCGGAGCCGAGGGCGCCGGAGCCGCGGGCGCCGGAGCCGAGGGCGCCGATGGGCCGAGCGGCGATGAAACCGCCGCTGTCGTCCGGCGGGCACTCCAATATCTTGCCGCCGCGCGAGCGGGGAGGTAG
- the thiS gene encoding sulfur carrier protein ThiS, translating into MPDLDIVINGEPRRIPGPATLGDLLRHLDLDPRAVVVEHNRRIVRRPLLAETPVAAGDAVELVHFVGGG; encoded by the coding sequence ATGCCCGATCTCGATATCGTGATCAACGGCGAGCCGCGGCGCATTCCCGGCCCCGCAACGCTCGGCGATCTCTTGCGTCACCTCGATCTCGACCCGCGGGCCGTCGTCGTGGAGCACAACCGCCGCATCGTGCGACGCCCGCTTCTGGCCGAGACGCCGGTGGCCGCGGGAGATGCGGTGGAGCTGGTGCACTTCGTCGGAGGAGGGTAA
- the queA gene encoding tRNA preQ1(34) S-adenosylmethionine ribosyltransferase-isomerase QueA, with the protein MTAEQGGYRLADFDYELPADLIAQTPLAERTASRLLVVRRSGEQPLSDLVFADLLSLIPAGDLLVINTTRVRPARLIGTRASGRPAEILLIRPAADGETWVALGRPGSALAPGRRVELGDGVSLETVEVLADGHRRVRVVGATPEDAMRRFGRVPLPPYIDREPTPDDAARYQTVYAKREGSVAAPTAGLHFTNELLDALSAKGVVIAGLELEVGSGTFKPVAREDIESHPMHAERYVIPDRLAALANELRRLGGRVWAVGTTVVRALESATDERGAVRAGAAETSLLILPGYQFRAVDRLITNFHLPRSTLLMLAGAFAGVETMRAAYQHAVEQRYRFYSYGDAMVII; encoded by the coding sequence TTGACCGCTGAGCAGGGCGGATACCGCCTGGCCGACTTCGACTACGAGCTGCCGGCCGACCTCATCGCGCAGACCCCGCTCGCCGAGCGCACCGCGAGCCGACTCCTCGTGGTGCGCCGGAGCGGCGAGCAGCCGCTCTCGGACCTCGTCTTTGCCGATCTACTGAGCCTCATTCCCGCCGGCGATCTGCTGGTCATCAATACGACACGCGTGCGTCCCGCGCGGCTCATCGGCACGCGCGCGTCCGGCCGCCCCGCCGAGATCCTGCTCATCCGTCCCGCCGCCGACGGCGAGACCTGGGTGGCGCTCGGCCGGCCGGGCAGCGCGCTTGCACCGGGCCGGCGCGTGGAGCTCGGCGACGGCGTGTCGCTCGAGACCGTGGAGGTGCTCGCCGATGGACATCGCCGGGTGCGCGTGGTTGGTGCCACGCCCGAGGACGCGATGCGCCGATTCGGACGGGTGCCGCTCCCGCCGTACATCGACCGCGAGCCCACGCCGGACGACGCCGCGCGCTATCAGACCGTGTACGCCAAGCGCGAGGGGAGCGTGGCGGCCCCGACAGCCGGGCTTCACTTCACCAACGAGCTGCTCGACGCGCTCTCGGCCAAGGGGGTCGTGATCGCGGGACTGGAGCTCGAGGTCGGGTCGGGCACGTTCAAGCCGGTCGCGCGCGAGGACATCGAGAGCCACCCGATGCACGCGGAGCGCTACGTCATCCCCGACCGCCTCGCCGCGCTCGCCAACGAGCTTCGCCGACTCGGCGGTCGCGTCTGGGCGGTGGGGACGACCGTGGTGCGCGCCCTCGAGAGCGCCACCGACGAACGCGGCGCGGTTCGCGCGGGCGCGGCCGAGACCTCGCTGCTCATTCTGCCGGGCTACCAGTTCCGCGCGGTCGATCGGCTCATCACGAATTTTCACCTGCCCCGCTCGACGCTGCTCATGCTCGCGGGCGCGTTCGCCGGCGTGGAGACGATGCGCGCCGCGTACCAGCATGCCGTGGAGCAGCGCTACCGCTTCTACTCCTACGGCGACGCGATGGTCATCATCTGA
- the def gene encoding peptide deformylase: protein MSLLPLHLLGSPVLRQRSAEVSAVDDAVRRLVDDMFETMDAARGVGLAANQVGAGQRVAVIDAEGQRFAMVNPVIVEASGRATDEEGCLSIPEIFGDVTRPERIVLEALGREGEPFRLEAAGLAARAIQHEIDHLDGILFIDHLSLARRQSLLARWRREHKDDTSFTKDVQPATSRSE from the coding sequence GTGAGCCTGCTCCCGCTCCACCTCCTCGGCTCTCCGGTGCTTCGGCAGCGGAGCGCCGAGGTTTCGGCCGTGGACGACGCGGTCCGCCGCCTGGTGGACGACATGTTCGAGACCATGGACGCCGCGCGCGGCGTGGGCCTCGCCGCCAACCAGGTGGGCGCGGGGCAGCGGGTGGCCGTGATCGACGCCGAAGGGCAGCGCTTCGCGATGGTCAATCCGGTGATCGTCGAAGCATCCGGCCGCGCCACGGACGAGGAAGGGTGCCTCTCGATTCCCGAGATCTTCGGCGATGTGACCCGGCCCGAGCGCATCGTGCTGGAGGCGCTTGGCCGCGAGGGCGAGCCGTTCCGGCTCGAGGCCGCAGGGCTCGCCGCCCGCGCCATCCAGCACGAGATCGATCACCTCGATGGCATTCTCTTCATCGACCACCTGAGCCTGGCCAGGCGGCAGTCGCTGCTCGCCCGCTGGCGCCGGGAGCACAAGGACGACACCAGCTTTACCAAGGACGTGCAGCCGGCCACCAGCCGGTCGGAGTGA
- the fmt gene encoding methionyl-tRNA formyltransferase, protein MRVVFFGTPAFAVPSLRALLRNSVDVAAAVTQPDRPRGRSRSTLAPPPVKLAALGAGVPVLQPERPVGDLFAANLRHLRPDLGVVVAYGHILRPEILSIPSYGMINVHASLLPRWRGAAPIPAAILAGDSETGVSIMRMEAGLDSGPVLLRAATPIAPDETAGDLADRLAALGATALADVASHLARGARVDAAPQDERLATFAPKVGREDARLEFAAGANAAARRIRAFDPVPGAWALLNEAPVKFFGGRAAAGQGEPGTVLGVGPALLIACGGDALEVHEVQPAGRARMSVEAWVRGRGIAAGDRFA, encoded by the coding sequence ATGCGCGTCGTTTTCTTCGGCACACCGGCGTTTGCGGTGCCTTCCCTGCGCGCGCTGCTGCGCAATTCCGTCGACGTTGCCGCCGCTGTCACCCAGCCGGACCGGCCGCGGGGTCGCTCCCGCTCGACCCTCGCGCCACCGCCCGTCAAGCTCGCGGCCTTGGGCGCCGGTGTGCCCGTGCTGCAGCCGGAACGCCCCGTCGGCGACCTCTTTGCCGCCAACCTGCGCCACCTCCGACCCGACCTCGGCGTCGTGGTGGCGTACGGGCACATTCTGCGCCCCGAGATTCTGAGCATTCCGAGCTACGGCATGATCAACGTGCATGCGTCGCTCCTGCCGCGCTGGCGCGGCGCTGCGCCGATTCCCGCCGCGATCCTCGCCGGCGATAGCGAGACCGGCGTCTCGATCATGCGGATGGAGGCTGGACTCGACAGCGGGCCGGTGCTCCTGCGCGCCGCCACGCCGATCGCGCCCGACGAAACCGCCGGTGATCTCGCGGACCGGCTCGCGGCATTGGGTGCCACGGCGCTCGCGGACGTGGCTTCGCATCTCGCCCGGGGGGCGCGCGTCGACGCCGCACCGCAGGACGAACGCCTCGCCACATTTGCGCCGAAGGTCGGCCGGGAGGATGCCAGGCTCGAATTCGCCGCGGGCGCCAACGCCGCGGCGCGCCGGATCCGGGCCTTCGACCCGGTGCCCGGCGCCTGGGCGCTGCTCAACGAGGCGCCGGTCAAGTTCTTCGGCGGCCGCGCAGCCGCCGGCCAGGGCGAGCCGGGGACGGTGCTCGGCGTCGGACCGGCGCTTCTCATCGCCTGCGGCGGCGATGCGCTCGAGGTGCACGAGGTGCAGCCGGCCGGTCGCGCGCGCATGTCCGTCGAGGCGTGGGTTCGCGGCCGTGGGATTGCAGCGGGCGATCGGTTCGCGTGA